In a genomic window of Pangasianodon hypophthalmus isolate fPanHyp1 chromosome 1, fPanHyp1.pri, whole genome shotgun sequence:
- the kcnj12a gene encoding ATP-sensitive inward rectifier potassium channel 12: MSVSRMSRYSIVSSEEDALRLTTIHGSSGINGYGNGNGKIHTRRKCRNRFVKKNGQCNVHFTNMEQKSQRYLADIFTTCVDIRWRYMLIVFTLVFVLSWLAFGLAFWVIALLHGDLDNPTGDDSFTPCVLHVNGFLAAFLFSIETQTTIGYGFRCVTEECPVAIFLVVFQSIVGSIIECFMIGAIMAKMARPKKRTQTLLFSKNAVIAMRDGKLCLMWRVGNLRRSHIVEAHVRALLIKPRVTAEGEYIPLDQLDINVGFDQGLDRIFLVSPITILHEIDEESPLYGISKRDLETADFEIVVILEGMVEATAMTAQARSSYLASEILWGHRFEPVLFEEKNEYKVDYSYFHKTYEVPSTPRCSAKDMLESKCVSAADNASTFCYENELALLNRDEEDEEECTQRDRQDFEQISRSLEQRSFRRESEI, encoded by the coding sequence ATGAGTGTGAGCCGTATGAGCCGATACAGCATCGTGTCGTCGGAGGAAGACGCTTTGCGCCTGACCACGATCCATGGCAGCAGCGGCATTAATGGCTACGGCAATGGGAATGGAAAGATCCACACGCGCAGGAAATGCCGTAACCGCTTCGTGAAGAAGAACGGACAGTGCAACGTCCACTTCACCAACATGGAGCAGAAATCGCAGCGATACCTGGCCGACATCTTCACTACCTGTGTGGACATCCGCTGGCGCTACATGCTGATTGTGTTCACGCTTGTGTTTGTGCTGTCATGGCTGGCGTTCGGTTTGGCGTTCTGGGTGATCGCGCTGCTCCACGGCGACCTGGACAACCCGACTGGGGATGACAGCTTCACGCCGTGTGTCCTGCATGTAAATGGCTTCTTAGCAGCATTTCTGTTTTCCATTGAGACTCAGACGACCATTGGTTACGGTTTCCGTTGCGTGACAGAAGAGTGTCCGGTCGCCATCTTCCTTGTAGTCTTCCAGTCCATCGTGGGCAGTATTATCGAGTGCTTCATGATTGGCGCCATTATGGCAAAAATGGCCCGTCCCAAAAAGCGTACTCAGACTCTTCTGTTCTCCAAAAATGCTGTCATCGCCATGAGGGACGGGAAGCTCTGCCTCATGTGGCGCGTCGGGAACCTTCGTAGGAGCCACATCGTTGAGGCTCACGTCCGAGCGTTGCTAATCAAACCGCGTGTGACTGCTGAGGGAGAGTACATCCCGCTAGACCAGCTGGATATTAACGTCGGGTTCGACCAAGGGCTCGATAGGATCTTCTTGGTCTCTCCGATCACCATTTTGCACGAGATTGATGAGGAGAGTCCGCTTTATGGGATCAGCAAGCGGGATCTGGAGACGGCAGACTTTGAGATCGTGGTGATCCTCGAGGGGATGGTGGAGGCCACGGCCATGACGGCACAGGCTCGGAGCTCGTACTTGGCAAGTGAGATCCTGTGGGGTCACCGGTTTGAGCCGGTGCTTTTCGAGGAGAAGAATGAGTATAAGGTGGACTACTCATACTTCCACAAGACGTATGAGGTTCCGTCTACGCCGCGTTGCAGCGCTAAAGACATGCTCGAGAGCAAGTGTGTGTCTGCTGCCGACAACGCCTCTACGTTCTGCTACGAGAACGAGCTGGCGCTGCTCAACCGTGATGAGGAAGACGAGGAGGAATGCACCCAGAGAGATCGGCAAGACTTTGAACAGATATCTCGGAGCCTCGAGCAAAGGTCGTTCCGTCGCGAGTCTGAGATTTAA